One genomic window of Erinaceus europaeus chromosome 7, mEriEur2.1, whole genome shotgun sequence includes the following:
- the ATF1 gene encoding cyclic AMP-dependent transcription factor ATF-1 isoform X2, whose amino-acid sequence MTNSGSTQQGTTILQYAQTSDGQQILVPSNQVVVQTASGDMQTYQIRTTPSATSLPQTVVMTSPVTLTSQTTKTDDPQLKREIRLMKNREAARECRRKKKEYVKCLENRVAVLENQNKTLIEELKTLKDLYSHKSV is encoded by the exons ATGACAAATTCAGGCAGCACTCAGCAAGGAACAACAATTCTTCAGTATGCACAGACCTCTGATGGACAGCAGATACTAGTGCCCAGCAACCAGGTGGTCGTACAGA CTGCATCAGGAGATATGCAGACCTATCAGATCCGTACCACACCCTCAGCTACTTCGCTGCCACAGACTGTGGTGATGACATCTCCTGTGACTCTTACATCGCAGACCACTAAGACAGATGACCCCCAGTTGAAAAGAGAAATCAGGTTGATGAAAAACAG AGAAGCTGCTCGAGAATGCcgcagaaagaagaaagaatacgTGAAATGCCTGGAGAACAGAGTTGCGGTCCTGGAGAATCAGAACAAAACCCTGATAGAAGAGCTAAAGACTTTGAAGGACCTTTATTCCCATAAAAGTGTTTGA